The following DNA comes from Cherax quadricarinatus isolate ZL_2023a chromosome 8, ASM3850222v1, whole genome shotgun sequence.
ggtaaaactatactctcatacattcccctctttgcctccaaggacaaagttctttgtctccacagactcctaagtgcaccactcactctttttccctcatcaattctatgattcacctcatctttcatagccccatccgctgacacgtccactcccaaatatctgaatacgttcacctcctccatactctctccctccaatctgatatccagtctttcatcacctaatctttttgttatcctcataaccttactctttcctgtattcacctttaattttcttcttttgcacaccctttcaaattcatccaccaatctctgcaacttctcttcagaatctcccaagagcacagtgtcatcagcaaagagcagctgtgacaactcccactttgtgtgtgattctttatcttttaactccacgcctcttgccaagaccctcgcatttacttctcttacaaccccatctataaatatattaaacaaccacggtgacatcacacatccttgtctaaggcgtacttttactgggaaaaaatttccctctttcctacatactctaacttgagcctcactatcctcgtaaaaactcttcactgctttcagtaaccttcctcctacaccatacacttgcaacatctgccacattgccccttctatccaccctgtcatacgccttttccaaatccataaatgccacaaagacctctttagccttatctaaatactgtttacttatatgtttcactgtaaacacctggtccacacaccccctacctttcctaaagcctccttgttcatctgctatcctattctccgtcttactcttaattctttcaattataactctaccatacactttaccaggtatactcaacagacttatccccctataatttttgcactctctcttttatcccctttgcctttatacaaaggaactatgcatgctctctgccaatccctaggtaccttaccctcttccatacatttattaaataattgcaccaaccactccaatatatatatatatatatatatatatatatatatatatatatatatatatatatatatatatatatatctatatatatatatatatatatatatagtcaacaagtcggccgtctcccaccgaggcagggtgacccaaaaagaaataaaatccccaaaaagaaaatactttcatcattcaacactttcacctcactcacacataatcactgtttttgcagaggtgcccagaatacaacagtttagaagtatatatgtataaaaatacacaatatatccctccaaactgccaatatcccaaaccccttctttagagtgcaggcattgtacttcccatttccaggactcaagtccggttatataaaataaccggtttccctaaatccctttactaaatattaccctgctcacactccaacagctcgtcaggtcccaaataccattcgtctccattcactcctatctgacacgctcacttacgcttgctggaagtccaaacccctcgcccacaacacctttaccccctccctccaaccttttcgaggggacgacccctaccccgccttccttcccctacagatttatacactctccatgtcattctactttgatccattctctctaaatgaccaaaccacctcaacaaacccttttccgccctctgactaatacttttataaactccacaccttctcctaatttccacactccgaattttctgcataatattaacaccacacactgcccttagacaggacatctcccctgcctccaaccgcctcctcgctgcagcagtTACAACCCAagcatcacacccatataagagtgttggtactattatactttcatacattcccttctttgcctccatagataacatttttttgtctccacatatacctcaacgcaccactcaccttttttccttcatcaattctatgattaacctcatctttcataaatccatccgctgacacgtcaatttacaaaggtaatgaactccaggtaagtctggtcacaatcatgacaagttacaaaggtatttacagattacagaggtacgtaatgggtccagggactgggcccccaaagttttgatagctgaactaggtacaaaggtaatgagctcacaagttacaaaggtaatgaattctgtagaatggttacttacgtttatactttggctacaatcatgaacaaattatagagtaatgagcaattcacacttccacacccggtcacaactgtaatgagttattggtgcaaatattgattgttgagtcacacacaccactttgtaaattgtgagttcattacctttgtaaattgtgagttcattacctttgtaaattgtgagttcattacctctgtaacttgctcagctatcaaaactttggagtccagtccctggaccaattatgtacctctgtaatcttttgactaccgcccacaggatgggtatggggtgcataataaacatattaaactaaactgacacgtcaactcccaagtatctgaaaacattcacttcttccatactcctcctccccaatttgatatccaatttttctttatgtaaatcatttgataccctcatcacattactcttttcactttcaactttctacctttacacacactcccaaattcgtccactaacctttgcaatttttctttagaacctcccataagcacagtatcatcagcaaaaagtaactgtgtcaattcccattttgtatttgattccccataatttaatcccacccctctcccgaacaccctagcatttacttcttttacaaccccatctataaatatattaaacaaccatggttacattacacatccctgtctaagacctacttttaccgggaagtattctccctctcttctacacaccctaacctgagcctcactatcctcataaaaactctttacagcatttagtaacttaccacctattccatatatttgcaacatctgccacattgctctcctaaccactatcatatgctttttctaaatccataaatgcaataaaaacttccctacctttatctaaatactgttcacatatatgcttcaatgtatatatatatatatatatatatatatatatatatatatatatggattaatgctaaataataataattagttatCCTATATAATATAAAGCACTAAATGTTTCTCTAACTGGGTACACTTTAATAATTAatgacaataataaaaaaatgttaaACATTTTTCACATATGTTCATAAAGTAAGTAAAGTTACTGGATTTTTTCTAGAATTTTTGGTAATGTTACTGTGAATTACTTTATATATAGATGCCACTCTTCTTGTGAAGGTTGCTGTAAATTCAGATTTCAGTTTTGGTACTGAATATGAAAGATCCGTAAATTAGAAAGAGAAAAACACTGCTGAAGAGGCCTTAGAGTGAGATCAACATATTAAGCAGTCTTTTCAGACACAGGAAAAAGATCGTGCATTTAATATTAAGCTACTAATATATCATAGGAGGCTTAGAGACTCACGTGCTACTGGCATATTTTAGACCATCATATGCTGTTGGTACAAAATCCATCTGTTTGGCAAGAGTTTTGAACACCGTGGAGTCTGATTGGCTATAGAAGTTTCGGAACTGTATTCCGTAAGGTGGCATTGTCACCCTGTTAgaagaaaaaattatttattgGCTACTGTTTTGATTAAATATCTCTCACAATTCAGGATGACTGAAAACTGAACTTTTTGTCATGTGTAAATTTCATAATCGTTTATATTTACTGcatttgttttatttatttttaattcatGTTTCCAGTATTACTGCATTGTGTAAAATCTTGGCATATTGCAGATGCTTTCTCTGTTCCTGTCATGTCATGTAGTGCACAAAGCATTCATCAATAGTTTTGGATAGGTACACGAACTGCTATTGTTCTCACCCTCCTAATGGGCCATGAGATTAAAATGGAATGAAAAAAAAGGCATTAGGATAAAAGCAGGCAAAGAACTGATAATCATTTTACACTAAATAGTGGAGTACTGTAGGTCAGGTCAGCCCACGAGCCATCACTGGGAAGAATATTGCCCACCTGATATACAGTATACCATGGTAGTACTTTTATGGATGGTCGTTAATAAACATGTTAAAAAAATATCTGTGATGTGATGAACATTTCATAAGAATATACTGGGTAAAGAATTTACTCAGACTTGAGTAGAAACTAATGAGATGGTAATGTATGACCTCAGAATAACAGAAAAGGGAAGACTTGAAAGAAAAGAATGTTAAGGAATGACTGCCAATTGTTTGCAGTGAGTACTGTATTTAATAGAAAAAGGATATAAAACTTTTTGCAGTGAGAAATTAAGTGCTAGCAATGACAGAAAATACAGTACTAttaaaccagggtacgggtgggaATCGAACTCATGGGAagcagagtcgtaaaactccaggtcagcgcgttagccaccgggccagttggctataataagattcatctaactggcctggagttttacaacctGTTCGCTTCGAGCCCCACCTGTAcgttggtttgtttgcaatcgtgttatgactttATGAGTCAGTACTATTAATTTATCCAAACCTACATATGGGACCATAAACATATgaactttcacacacacacacatgtacccaAGCTTTCATCATCCAGACTTATCCTCTTCACCCTTGCTACTCTGCTCCAGCTACATCCCCGGCCCTGCAGTGctctatgaccctagtgggtttagcacttcttttttttattataataacgaTATATGAtctagtaggtttagcgcttggttttgattataataataatacttcatTTAGCAGCTTAATAATACGTCAACATCTGCAATAAGGCAAGACCAAAATTTAATGCTCGGTTACCTTATCTTGCTCTAACATTAATTTAAATGTACTTAACCTACAATAACCAAATTACACAGTTGCATCTGACAGAAAACTGAAGGTCTAcaccacctggggaatgggagataattaaGTCTGATCCAAACAAGGGGAAaataggtccaattccttggatcaagagcctcttttTTTCGAGGGGTTATAACTGCTCAAAGTCTTAAATTACATGCGCGTAATGTATGGTGTATGATGGGTTGCATACGTTCATGTATTAAACTGCTCTTCAATAATGACCACAGATGGATAtggggcgcacaataaactaatcgcttcagtggcaaaatctacaAATTCTAATCCAGGGTCTCACCTCTTTGTAACTTTGATGAGCTCTTCAAGAGTTTCAGGTCTTGGAGGGTACTTGGGTATCGTGAGAGATGCAGTGAGATTGCCCCTATAAGCTGTGCCAATGATGAAAGTAAACACCAGCCATGCCCCAAAAACTGCCCGAGCCCAACCTCTCCGAGTCAGTCGCTCAGCCATGCTCTGCCCCAGGAGAGTCCCCACCACATCCTGAATAACTTGCTGGGAGTCTATTCTTCGGTGAAGTGCTCCACCCACTGCCACATGGCCCATCTTTGACACAAAAGAAAACATTAATCATGAACGAAAATGGAGACACAAAATCCTAGAGCTACTACCCACTCCTAGAGCTTTATTCCTATTTATTGATTGTTGCAGACATACAGTATATggtgtatattaatatataacacatattcaggacttgagtcctggaggtgaacggtacattgcctgcactctgaagaaggagtgGAGATATgttacagtttttgaactgtaatactggcacacctctggcaagacagtgatggagtgaataatgatcaaagtgtttctttttcaggatgccctgccttggtaggaaacagccagtgtgttaaaatacatgatatatatatatatatatatatatatatatatatatatatatatatatatatatatatatatatatatatatatatggtaccacctctataactggactggggaccgtCATCCTCAGAGATGACAATAAACGTacgtcagggaaaactcaaggttctccctggagctgtttgaatattttcttctcctaccaccccctataatttATATTCTATATGAAAATTGTATTAATAGACAGAAAACATTGAcataaaacacaaacatgaatacattggtacaatatatcaaagattatgactctcctccagctcctccgaagccggacgtgagcccagtatgcagcaagcatttcccctctggatggccatgctgaggcattggaacatgaaagtggctgcccttgggtccctggtggtgtcgatgagtctggaacccagttctttcaGGAAATGTGTGGCAGTTTTTACCTATGATCCCAAGGTCcttgatcccactgggacaaattaatactgttggtttatgtccctgtacttgctgatcttgtactcctccctgtggtcagcagctcctccctgtcgcccaacactgtgatagatataggtgtcagccagcttCGACACGCAGGTACAGTCCCATGCTAAgaacttgccattcttccaaggatagatggtgatcctgtcggggcagtttgctgggttgtgggaattgttggctgctagtgatcggggctccctctcggctgggcatccagctgtagcaaggcttctctttatgatgttgacttcactgtgtcttgcatgccagcccttggttttggaacagttaagaccatattggtcggctttcgtttcgccgcaaatacacgtatagtccatgtgaattggggcagcaaggcgcagagccactgcaatacggagggtcatatatatatatatatatatatatatatatatatatatatatatatatatatatatatatatatatatatatatatatatatatatatatatatatatatatatatgtgtttgtgtgtgtgtgtgtgtgtgtgtgtgtgtgtgtgtatgtactcacctagttgaggttgcgggggtcgagtccgagctcctggccccgcctcttcactgatcgctactaggtcactctccctgagccgtgagctttatcatacctctgcttaaagctatgtatggatcctgcctccactacattgcttcccaaactattccacttactgactactctgtggctgaagaaatacttcctaacatccctgtgattcatctgtgtcttcagcttccaactgtgtccccttgttactgtgtccaatctctggaacatcctgtctttgtccaccttgtcaattcctctcagtattttgtatgtcgttatcatgtcccccctatctctcctgtcctccagtgtcgtcaggttgatttcccttaacctctcctcgtaggatatacctcttagctctgggactagtcttgttgcaaacctttgcactttctctagtttcttcacgtgcttggctaggtgtgggttccaaactggtgccgcatactccaatatgggcctaacatacacggtgtacagggtcctgaatgattccttattaagatgtcggaatgctgttctgaggtttgctaggcgcccatatgctgcagcagttatttggttgatgtgcgcttcaggagatgtgcctggtgttatactcaccccaagatctttttccttgagtgaggtttgtagtctctgaccccctagactgtactccgtctgcggccttctttgcccttccccaatcttcatgactttgcacttggtgggattgaactccaggagccaattgctggaccaggtctgcagcctgtccagatccctttgtagttctgcctggtcttcgatcgagtgaattcttctcatcaacttcacgtcatctgcaaacagggacacctcagagtctattccttccgtcatgtcgttcacaaataccagaaacagcactggtcctaggactgacccctgcgggaccccgctggtcacaggtgcccactctgacacctcgccacgtaccatgactcgctgctgtcttcctgacaagtattccctgatccattgaagtgccttccctgttatccctgcttggtcctccagtttttgcaccaatctcttgtgtggaactgtgtcaaacgccttcttgcagtccaagaaaatgcaatccacccacccctctctctcttgtcttactgctgtcaccatgtcatagaactccagtaggtttgtgacacaggatttcccgtccctgaaaccatgttggctgctgttgatgagatcattcctttctaggtgttccaccactcttctcctgataatcttctccatgattttgcatactatacatgtcagtgacactggtctgtagtttaatgcttcatgtctgtctccttttttaaagattgggactacatttgctgtcttccatgcctcaggcaatctccctgtttcgctagatgtattgaatattgttgttaggggtacacatagcgcctctgctccctctctcaatacccatggggagatgttatctggccccattgcctttgaggtatctagctcactcagaagcctcttcacttcttcctcggttgtgtgcactgtgtccagcacttggtggtgtgccccacctctccgtctttctggagtcccttctgtctcctctgtgaacacttctttgaatctcttgttgagttcttcacatacttcacggtcatttcttgttgtctctcctccttccttccttagcctgattacctggtccttgactgttgttttcctcctgatgtggctgtacaacagtttcgggtcagatttggctttcgctgctatgtcattttcatattgtctttgggcctcccttcttatctgtgcatattcgtttctggctctacgactgttctccttattctcctgggtcctttgccttctatatttcttctattccctagcacacttggtttttgcctccctgcacctttgggtaaaccatgggctcatcctggctttttcattaatcctcttacccttgggtacaaacctctcctcagcctccttgcattttgttgctacatattccatcatctcattaactggcttccctgccagttctctgtcccactgaaccccgttcaggtagttcctcattcctgtgtagtcccctttcttgtagtttggcttcattcgtcctggccttcctgcttctccctccacttgtagctctactgtgtattcgaagcttaaaaaccacgtggtcactggccccaaggggtctttcatatgtgatgtcctcgatatctgcactactcaaggtgaatactaagtccagccttgctggttcatcctctcctctctctcttgtagtgtcccttacgtgttggcacatgaagttttccagtaccacctccatcatcttagccctccatgtatcttggcccccatgtgggtccaagttctcccagtcgatctccttgtggttaaagtcacccatgatcaggagctttgccctgcatgcatgagctcttctggccactctagccagtgtgtcaaccatcgctctattgctctcgtcgtactcttgccttggcctcctgctgttctgtggtgggttatacatcactgctattaccaccttgggacctccagagtgaagtgttcccactatgtaatcactttcttctccgctgtctcctctctccagctcatcaaaattccagcgatttttgatcagcaacgccactcctccacccccccctgttccctctgtctttcctcaggatttggtatcccgttggaaagatggcatctgttatcatacctgtaagcttggtttctgtgagagctatgatgtccggtgatgcttctttgactctttcatgccactcctcccacttatttgttattccatcagcgtttgtgtaccataccttcagtttcctttccaacactgtggtttggggggcctgtgagggtgggagacctggtggcatactgtgggattctatagctcggtgttgggtggaggctgtgggtatggattgtagtgtgtgttgggatggtgtgataggttgtatggttctgagagtagttgtgtgtgtgcttgcccttgctgttctgttctgctctgactgacctctgctggttccctccttgtctcttttcctagctcctttcgcttttttgtcctctccctcagctgctgtcgttctgattttgttctgtctctgtctaggaacaccctcttgtactcttccgagtatttcaatcgtggtttctcttggaggatcctgttccgcactgtttccgtcctgagaatcagcttgattggtcggtttctccccttcgagtacccccctattctctgaaaatttacaatctcgtccatctcttcacctatttccgtgatgattttctcaatctcctttctttcttcctgctgcctttcagtgtgtgtcctttcctctctctcctgaagcccatggataaacactgattttgccctttcttcctcccattgcctcaccctctgtgactctggatcctgcctgtatgtggtcagtttctcccttgatttttccagtggctcttgatagccttgttgtgtgtgtatatgtgtgtgtgtgtatgtgtgtgtgtgtgtgtgtgtgtgtgtgtgtgtgtgtgtgtgtgtgtgtgtgtgtgtgtgtgtgtgtgtgtgtgtgtgtgtgtgtgtgtgtatacatatagtatataatatataagatCTACTAAAAGTAACTATgatccttgtaggtttagcgcttagttctgaTTATTATAATACAAAAAATTAACAACTCTAGACAAAGTAAGAACCTCTATGGTCATAAATAAAGTGAGAGTCGAGGTGAATAATTACCAGAATTACAACAGCAGGCACGAGGAGCAGCACTGCCAGGGTGGAGACCCACACCTCGTTGGCCAGTGGGTAGTAGAGACTGAGAAAGCGAGGCTTGAGCACTGGCTTCAGCATACAGAAGGTCGGTGATGCGTATTCGTAGGGATAGGAAAAGTCGTAGTGCTCAAGTCGTGCTGGCAGAACAGCATAGATAACTGTAGCCATGAACGACACTCTCTCCTCAACCTTCGTCGTCACCTGTTAATGGACAGGTTAACCAGAGATTTTTTTTCACGTAGTTCAGTTTACAGGCTAGCAGATTAATTATCATTTGAAAGCCACTTCAAAACCTAGAATCTAGGTAAACTGCCAcgacccaggatgcaacccacaacagtcgactaacaccaggaTACACCCATCAACTACAAGGTGAACAGGAGCAGTAGGTTCTTAGCTTCAACACCTTAGTGCCCTCGAAATCACTAAACTAAGTGTACCCCTGAGGTACCCCTGTGTTCCATAACCCCGGCCTCCTAAATGGAGGAACTCAAATGTCCTGCCTCATCCTGAGGAGATACAATATACCATtgatctccaggtatactgtacctcagtgcacgcaAAATGAATAGTGGAGAGTGGTCATAAAATTCAAAAGCggcaaaatattaaaatatattaacGTGTGTATGAACTTTCATACGTATGTGAACTTTCATACGTAGacacgtgagtgtgtgtgtgtgcgtatatatgcATATGTGTATTTGCGTATACATACACAAGTGTAGAAATACACATGCGTGCATGTGTTTCTACAGGTATGTATGCACCAGCCTACCTATAtaagcatacacatacacaagaatatgtgtatacatgtacatatattaaTTTTGTTCGTATGCATGTACATAAATGAAttaaattcatatatatatatatatatatatatatatatatatatatatatatatatatatatatatatatatatatatatatatatatatataatcagcgcTGTATGGCCATTAAAAAGTTTAGCGCTTtgctatgattatatatatatatatatatatatatatatatatatatatatatatatatatatatatatatatatatatatatatatatatatatatatatatatatatatatatatatttatttattttttttattatcacactggc
Coding sequences within:
- the LOC128685416 gene encoding ionotropic receptor 93a-like, with amino-acid sequence MATVIYAVLPARLEHYDFSYPYEYASPTFCMLKPVLKPRFLSLYYPLANEVWVSTLAVLLLVPAVVILMGHVAVGGALHRRIDSQQVIQDVVGTLLGQSMAERLTRRGWARAVFGAWLVFTFIIGTAYRGNLTASLTIPKYPPRPETLEELIKVTKRVTMPPYGIQFRNFYSQSDSTVFKTLAKQMDFVPTAYDGLKYAKNSERAHIEVRRYLELVIAQNFTLADGSTPLYLGRENVFPGLSAWPLPHDAPYKFHLDRCIMAITEAGLYEKWSQDVMVWARKQSPVGQQQDDGEGGGGDGGGDSNTKALTLSHLQGPIFLLLVGLGFALLSFTVEFLTAWCQKPKGTKKMACGKFN